The following coding sequences are from one Gossypium raimondii isolate GPD5lz chromosome 4, ASM2569854v1, whole genome shotgun sequence window:
- the LOC105766594 gene encoding uncharacterized protein LOC105766594 isoform X1 has protein sequence MEKSIPLRNEGGEASDTIQTSEWRSEAEEYEMISTPTAFHKSRAMVEAEATVKRKKRRRKRKRMNNWLKLSQFHPHHPNPLEAGKPAFDSEQAGKDECVRTVEVSKWDFIEISDNVPQKLAVDIDVKENKMIELVQAVKCRTVGIGDKAGSKEAIDMSSSSSVDDGLISNISSGTRIGDIVSAKGTINVDGEMVRTELKTFAAEETVDAGMKEMHSEKAKCVEIVKLPGKSAKSTMLRNHLQKPRYFDPPNGSWTRCLSCGEDHPAAENRMLQKHVKACFLCRRLQHIGKHCSQGQYCLVCRGTFDQASDCPKKQKENNLNYNVCLRCGDSRHDMFSCRSDYSADDLKKIRCYICNDFGHLSCVKLPDASPTEVSCYTCGQSGHLGSHARRVHAEMRSVASSSAPNRGPQNDAKGATQESLIVNIIQ, from the exons atggagaaatcCATACCACTAAGAAATGAAGGAGGAGAAGCATCAGACACAATACAAACTAGTGAATGGAGATCCGAGGCTGAAGAATATGAAATGATTTCCACTCCAACTGCCTTTCACAAATCCAGAGCTATGGTGGAAGCAGAAGCTACtgtcaaaagaaagaaaagaagaagaaagagaaaaaggatGAACAATTGGCTTAAACTTTCACAGTTTCATCCTCATCACCCAAATCCT CTGGAAGCTGGAAAGCCTGCATTTGACTCTGAGCAGGCTGGCAAAGATGAATGTGTAAGAACCGTGGAAGTATCAAAGTGGGATTTCATTGAAATATCAGATAATGTGCCACAGAAGCTTGCT GTTGATATTGATGTTAAGGAAAATAAGATGATAGAACTTGTACAAGCAGTAAAATGTAGAACAGTGGGAATTGGTGATAAAGCAGGCTCTAAGGAGGCCATTGATATGAGTTCCTCATCTTCAGTGGATGATGGTTTGATCTCGAATATTAGCTCTGGAACACGCATCGGAGATATAGTGTCAGCAAAGGGTACAATAAATGTAGATGGTGAGATGGTCAGAACTGAGCTAAAAACCTTTGCAGCAGAAGAAACT GTTGATGCTGGAATGAAAGAAATGCATTCAGAGAAAGCTAAATGTgtagaaattgtaaaattacccGGAAAATCAGCTAAGAGCACTATGCTGCGAAACCATCTT CAGAAACCAAGATATTTTGATCCTCCTAATGGCAGCTGGACTAGGTGTCTCAGTTGTGGAGAAGATCATCCAGCAGCAGAAAACCGTATGCTGCAAAAGCATGTGAAAGCATGCTTTCTCTGCAGGCGTCTTCAGCATATTGGAAAGCATTGCTCACAG GGTCAATATTGTCTTGTCTGCAGAGGAACGTTTGACCAAGCCAGTGATTGtccaaagaaacaaaaagaaaacaatttgaATTATAATGTTTGTTTGAGATGTGGAGATTCTAGACATGATATGTTCTCTTGTAGAAGTGATTATTCAGCTGATGATCTCAAG AAGATTCGTTGTTACATTTGCAATGACTTTGGTCATCTCAGCTGTGTCAAACTTCCAGATGCAAGTCCAACAGAAGTTTCCTGCTACACTTGCGGCCAGTCTGGCCATTTAGGATCT